In a single window of the Halalkalicoccus subterraneus genome:
- the trpD gene encoding anthranilate phosphoribosyltransferase, producing the protein MKDTIERVTEGEDLTQEEARDAASAVFEGATEAQIGALLAALRAKGETEEEIAGFAEGMRAAARTIAPDRTPLVDTCGTGGDDYDTINVSTTSAIVASGAGVPVAKHGNYSVSSNSGSADVLEELGVEIDAEPPAVERAIEDQGIGFMLAPVFHPAMKAVIGPRKELGMRTIFNVLGPLTNPAGANAQVVGVYDPDLVPVLARALSHMDVERALVVHGSGMDEIGLHGETRVAEVRENGIEEYTLEPTDLGLESHPVEAVSGGTPQENAADLEGIVTGEVRGAKREIVLANAGAAIYVAGAADSLEEGAELAAEAIDGGGAREKLESMRGTVVQ; encoded by the coding sequence ATGAAGGACACCATCGAACGAGTCACTGAGGGCGAGGACCTGACACAGGAAGAGGCACGGGATGCGGCGTCGGCGGTCTTCGAGGGTGCCACTGAGGCCCAGATCGGCGCGCTGCTCGCGGCGCTTCGCGCGAAGGGCGAGACCGAGGAGGAGATCGCGGGTTTCGCCGAGGGGATGCGCGCGGCCGCGCGGACCATCGCGCCCGACCGGACCCCGCTGGTCGACACCTGCGGGACCGGCGGCGACGACTACGACACGATCAACGTCTCGACGACGAGCGCGATCGTCGCCAGCGGTGCCGGAGTACCCGTCGCGAAACACGGCAATTACTCGGTCTCCTCGAACTCGGGCAGTGCGGACGTGCTGGAGGAACTGGGCGTCGAGATCGACGCGGAACCCCCGGCGGTCGAACGCGCGATCGAGGACCAGGGAATCGGGTTCATGCTCGCGCCCGTCTTCCACCCCGCGATGAAGGCCGTCATCGGCCCGCGAAAAGAGTTAGGAATGCGCACGATCTTCAACGTCCTCGGGCCGCTGACCAACCCCGCGGGCGCGAACGCGCAGGTCGTCGGCGTCTACGACCCCGACCTCGTCCCCGTGCTTGCCCGTGCGCTCTCACATATGGACGTCGAACGCGCACTGGTGGTCCACGGTTCGGGAATGGATGAGATCGGGCTCCACGGCGAGACGCGCGTCGCCGAAGTCCGCGAAAACGGGATCGAGGAGTACACCCTCGAACCGACGGACCTCGGACTCGAATCCCACCCCGTCGAGGCGGTCAGCGGCGGCACGCCCCAGGAGAACGCCGCCGACCTGGAGGGGATCGTCACGGGTGAAGTGAGGGGCGCGAAACGCGAGATCGTCCTCGCGAACGCCGGCGCGGCGATCTACGTCGCCGGCGCGGCCGACTCCCTCGAGGAGGGCGCGGAACTCGCGGCCGAGGCCATCGACGGGGGCGGAGCCCGTGAAAAACTCGAATCGATGCGCGGGACGGTGGTACAATGA
- a CDS encoding lycopene cyclase domain-containing protein, translating into MRFDITVFGRYTYLATIVFWGAIAGALLHRAGALKRAAKTILVLYPVAYVWDWYTLEVGVFDIIERTGIEVAGIPLEEHCFIVVVPSLVLGFHETLHDIGSADPEAEPA; encoded by the coding sequence GTGCGATTCGACATCACGGTCTTCGGACGCTACACGTACCTCGCCACCATCGTCTTCTGGGGCGCGATCGCCGGGGCGTTGCTCCACCGGGCGGGTGCACTCAAACGCGCCGCGAAGACGATCCTCGTCCTCTACCCGGTGGCGTACGTCTGGGACTGGTACACCCTGGAGGTCGGCGTCTTCGACATCATCGAGCGCACCGGGATCGAGGTCGCTGGGATCCCCCTTGAGGAACACTGTTTCATCGTCGTGGTCCCCTCGCTCGTGCTCGGGTTCCACGAGACGCTCCACGATATCGGGAGCGCGGATCCCGAGGCCGAGCCGGCCTGA
- a CDS encoding DNA-directed RNA polymerase: protein MYKRVTLKDTVEVPARELGSVTTDQIQRLLQDKLEGRMDSDVGSIVTVTDVTDIGEGVVLPERERHEGSVFYEAEFDAVTFDPEMQEVIDGTVVEVVEFGAFIGIGPVDGLLHVSQISDEYLSYDAENQQLASTESNRTLGVDDAVRARIVTKSIDERNPRDSKIGLTAKQPGLGKHGWLKEEHESRQQAAGDD, encoded by the coding sequence ATGTACAAACGGGTAACACTCAAGGACACGGTCGAGGTCCCCGCGCGGGAGCTCGGCAGCGTCACCACCGACCAGATACAGCGACTTCTCCAGGACAAACTCGAGGGGCGGATGGACTCGGACGTCGGCAGCATCGTCACCGTTACCGACGTCACCGACATCGGTGAAGGGGTCGTGCTCCCCGAACGGGAACGCCACGAGGGCTCGGTCTTCTACGAGGCGGAGTTCGACGCCGTCACGTTCGATCCCGAGATGCAGGAGGTCATCGACGGGACGGTCGTCGAGGTCGTGGAGTTCGGTGCGTTCATCGGGATCGGTCCCGTCGACGGCCTGTTGCACGTTTCACAGATCTCCGACGAGTATCTCTCCTACGACGCCGAAAACCAGCAACTGGCCTCAACCGAGTCCAACCGAACCCTCGGCGTCGACGACGCCGTCCGCGCGCGGATCGTCACGAAAAGCATCGACGAGCGAAACCCCCGCGATTCGAAGATCGGCCTGACCGCGAAACAGCCCGGCCTCGGAAAACACGGCTGGCTGAAAGAGGAACACGAATCGCGCCAGCAAGCGGCGGGTGACGACTAG
- a CDS encoding twitching motility protein PilT yields the protein MDTNALMMPVECDVRVFEELDRLLSDAELVVPDSVLRELRTLADGASEEAVAASVGLNLAERCRTVPVEQSHADDAIVSLARSGECEYVVTNDGPLRERLLDERVPVIGLRGRNELAVTQP from the coding sequence ATGGACACCAACGCGCTCATGATGCCGGTCGAGTGCGACGTCCGGGTGTTCGAGGAGCTCGACCGCCTGCTGTCCGACGCCGAGCTCGTCGTTCCCGATTCGGTCCTCCGGGAGCTTCGCACCCTCGCCGACGGGGCGAGCGAGGAGGCCGTCGCGGCCTCGGTCGGGTTGAACCTCGCAGAGCGCTGTCGAACCGTCCCTGTCGAGCAGTCACACGCTGACGACGCGATCGTCTCGCTTGCCCGCTCGGGCGAGTGCGAGTACGTCGTCACGAACGACGGCCCGCTGCGCGAGCGTCTGCTCGACGAACGCGTTCCAGTAATTGGTTTAAGGGGCCGGAACGAACTCGCAGTCACTCAGCCATAA
- a CDS encoding CBS domain-containing protein, which produces MDIADIATTEYTEADVGERFGKIRAAFEESNPKAIVITDDGEYAGIVTERQILQSHVEDNTKASAFMRSAPGIDREEDIREVARMLVEGGTMVAPVFSDEDLWGIVTADAILESVLENLDAITVEQIYTDEVLSVNADTTVGRAINLLREHGISRLPVLADDGQLDGIVTTHDLRDVIIRDMDKATVGDRGGDLERILDIPVYDVMNSPVETADREEPVSDAVGRMLHNDYNGLMVTADENDRHVSGVVTKTDVLRALTFTEDEHMDVQITNIDLLDTLARDDVRTDIAGVTDKYRRMQVHHAHVRFQEHKEKLRGTPLIHCQIRLRTNRGQVAGTGEGYGASSAFHVALDKLERNVLEMKGMQSDEEYEGQLLRKLNEI; this is translated from the coding sequence ATGGATATTGCCGATATAGCCACGACCGAGTACACCGAAGCCGACGTCGGCGAACGTTTCGGGAAGATCCGGGCCGCCTTCGAGGAGAGCAATCCGAAGGCGATCGTGATCACGGACGACGGCGAGTACGCCGGCATCGTGACCGAACGCCAGATCCTCCAGTCGCACGTCGAAGACAACACGAAGGCCTCGGCGTTCATGCGTTCTGCGCCGGGAATCGACCGCGAGGAGGACATCCGCGAGGTCGCGCGCATGCTCGTCGAGGGCGGGACGATGGTCGCGCCGGTGTTCAGCGACGAGGATCTGTGGGGAATCGTCACCGCCGACGCCATCCTCGAGAGCGTCCTCGAAAACCTCGACGCGATCACCGTCGAGCAGATCTACACCGACGAAGTCCTCTCGGTCAACGCCGACACCACCGTCGGCCGGGCAATCAACCTGCTTCGCGAACACGGCATTTCACGCCTGCCGGTGCTGGCCGACGACGGCCAACTCGACGGTATCGTCACCACCCATGACCTGCGGGACGTGATCATCCGCGACATGGACAAAGCCACCGTCGGGGATCGGGGTGGCGACCTCGAACGCATCCTCGATATCCCCGTCTACGACGTGATGAACAGCCCCGTCGAGACCGCCGACCGCGAGGAGCCCGTCAGCGACGCCGTCGGTCGAATGCTCCACAACGATTACAACGGGCTGATGGTCACCGCCGACGAGAACGACCGCCATGTTTCGGGCGTCGTCACCAAGACCGACGTGCTGCGGGCGCTCACCTTCACCGAGGACGAGCACATGGACGTCCAGATCACGAACATCGACCTGCTCGATACGCTCGCACGCGATGACGTCCGCACCGACATCGCCGGCGTCACCGACAAGTACCGCCGGATGCAGGTCCACCACGCACACGTCCGGTTCCAGGAGCACAAGGAGAAGCTTCGGGGTACTCCGCTGATCCACTGTCAGATCCGCCTGCGCACCAACCGCGGACAGGTCGCGGGTACCGGCGAGGGCTACGGCGCGAGCTCCGCGTTCCACGTCGCCCTCGACAAACTGGAGCGCAACGTCCTCGAGATGAAAGGGATGCAGTCCGACGAGGAGTACGAAGGGCAGTTGCTCAGAAAGCTCAACGAGATCTAA
- a CDS encoding phosphoribosylanthranilate isomerase → MSRVKVCGHTSEEDVANSIRAGADAIGVISGVPVDSPRAVDAERAAELLEGVPPFVTGVLVTMPETPDEAIELVERTRPDALQIHGPFSPTNLETVREAISRPVLKSVDAADPEAAHEHDAVADGLLVDSTDASGAGGTGRTHDWERTRELAGDLDSPVVLAGGLTPENVTEAIEVVEPFAVDVASGVESEGGEKDHDAVERFVRRVTDARAEVPAR, encoded by the coding sequence ATGAGCCGCGTGAAGGTCTGCGGGCACACCAGCGAGGAGGACGTCGCGAACTCGATTCGTGCGGGCGCTGACGCGATCGGCGTCATCAGCGGCGTTCCCGTGGACAGTCCCCGCGCCGTGGACGCCGAACGGGCCGCCGAACTGCTCGAAGGCGTCCCGCCGTTCGTGACCGGGGTACTCGTGACGATGCCCGAAACCCCCGACGAAGCGATCGAACTCGTCGAGCGCACCCGACCGGACGCCCTCCAGATTCATGGTCCATTCTCGCCGACGAACCTCGAAACGGTTCGAGAAGCGATTTCACGGCCGGTGCTCAAGTCCGTCGACGCCGCGGATCCGGAGGCCGCACACGAACACGACGCCGTCGCCGACGGCCTGCTCGTCGACTCGACCGACGCGAGCGGCGCGGGCGGTACCGGACGCACCCACGACTGGGAGCGGACCCGTGAACTCGCAGGCGACCTCGACTCGCCGGTGGTCCTCGCGGGTGGGCTTACGCCCGAGAACGTCACGGAGGCGATCGAGGTCGTCGAGCCCTTCGCCGTCGACGTCGCGAGTGGAGTCGAAAGCGAGGGCGGCGAGAAGGATCACGACGCAGTAGAGCGATTCGTCCGGCGGGTGACGGACGCGAGAGCGGAGGTACCCGCGAGATGA
- the spt4 gene encoding transcription elongation factor subunit Spt4: protein MARNRKVCRDCHRVVDPDTASCPSCGSASFTEDWAGYVVIAHPEDSEIASEMQVTEAGEYALKVR from the coding sequence ATGGCCCGCAATCGGAAGGTCTGTCGGGACTGCCACCGCGTCGTCGACCCCGATACCGCCTCCTGTCCGTCGTGCGGGTCGGCCTCCTTTACCGAGGACTGGGCGGGCTACGTCGTCATCGCCCACCCCGAGGACAGCGAGATCGCAAGCGAGATGCAGGTCACCGAGGCGGGCGAGTACGCGCTGAAAGTTCGCTGA
- the trpE gene encoding anthranilate synthase component I: MIDRATFRERATVEEPSVVYMGYDLDVGTTPLAAYGALTDDGHGFLLESAEKVASSDPDGAFQPTSATATRHARYSFVGYDPEAVVTVRPDSTEVDVLGDERLEELVEPNGGDTLDTLRAALPDVPRIAFPEDGHLHGGLVGFLAYDAVYDLWLSEVGIERPASETPDAQFVLSTKTLVFDEVEGTLTLSLTPIVFPEDDPDELYDALESEIERVRSALEGADEPETGGFVRESELAGAREEYEAVVRETKEHVLDGDIYQGVLSRKRELVGEVDPLGLYEALREINPSPYMYLLGYGDRTVVGASPETLVSVRDGLVTSNPIAGTCSRGSSPVEDRRLAGEMLADDKERAEHTMLVDLARNDVRRVSEPGSVKVDEFMNVLKYSHVQHIESTVTGELAAECDGFDATRAAFPAGTLSGAPKIRAMEIIDELEREPRGIYGGGVGYYSWTGDADTAIAIRTATIEHGERDEITVQAGAGLVADSDPAAEYEETEKKMGGVLDAIERIEVEPGTGVVQ; the protein is encoded by the coding sequence ATGATCGACCGCGCGACGTTTCGCGAGCGAGCGACCGTCGAGGAGCCGTCGGTCGTCTATATGGGGTACGATCTCGACGTGGGGACGACGCCGCTTGCGGCCTACGGAGCCCTCACCGACGACGGACATGGATTCCTGCTTGAGAGCGCGGAGAAGGTCGCCTCCTCGGACCCGGACGGGGCGTTCCAGCCCACGAGCGCAACCGCGACCCGCCACGCCCGGTACTCGTTTGTCGGCTATGACCCCGAAGCGGTCGTCACCGTCCGGCCCGACTCGACGGAAGTCGACGTGCTCGGCGACGAGCGCCTCGAGGAACTGGTGGAACCCAACGGCGGCGACACCCTCGATACGCTTCGAGCGGCGCTGCCCGACGTCCCCAGAATTGCGTTTCCCGAGGACGGTCACCTTCACGGTGGCCTCGTCGGATTCCTCGCCTACGACGCAGTCTACGACCTCTGGCTCTCGGAGGTCGGAATCGAACGGCCCGCAAGCGAGACGCCCGATGCCCAGTTCGTCCTGAGTACCAAAACGTTGGTCTTCGACGAGGTCGAGGGCACCCTCACGCTTTCCCTTACGCCGATCGTCTTCCCGGAAGACGACCCCGACGAGCTCTACGACGCGCTCGAATCCGAAATCGAGCGGGTTCGAAGCGCACTCGAAGGGGCTGACGAGCCCGAAACCGGCGGGTTCGTCCGTGAGAGCGAGTTGGCAGGTGCCCGCGAGGAGTACGAGGCAGTGGTTCGCGAGACGAAGGAACACGTGCTCGACGGCGACATTTACCAGGGCGTGCTGTCACGGAAGCGCGAGTTGGTGGGTGAGGTCGACCCGCTGGGGCTCTACGAGGCGCTCCGGGAGATCAACCCCTCGCCATACATGTACCTGCTCGGCTACGGCGATCGAACCGTCGTGGGCGCGAGCCCCGAGACGCTCGTCTCGGTGCGCGACGGGCTGGTGACGAGCAACCCGATCGCGGGCACCTGTTCACGAGGGTCGAGCCCGGTCGAGGACCGTCGGCTCGCCGGCGAGATGCTCGCTGACGACAAGGAACGCGCCGAACACACCATGCTGGTCGATCTGGCACGAAACGACGTCCGGCGGGTGAGCGAGCCCGGTTCGGTGAAAGTCGACGAGTTCATGAACGTCCTGAAGTACAGCCACGTCCAGCACATCGAGAGCACCGTCACCGGCGAGCTCGCGGCCGAGTGCGACGGGTTCGACGCGACGCGGGCCGCGTTCCCCGCTGGTACCCTCTCGGGCGCGCCGAAGATCCGCGCGATGGAGATCATCGACGAACTGGAGCGAGAACCCCGCGGGATCTACGGCGGCGGCGTCGGCTACTACTCCTGGACGGGCGACGCCGACACCGCGATCGCGATCCGGACGGCAACGATCGAGCACGGCGAGCGCGACGAGATCACCGTCCAGGCCGGTGCGGGACTGGTCGCCGACAGCGATCCGGCCGCCGAATACGAGGAGACCGAGAAGAAGATGGGCGGCGTCCTCGACGCGATCGAACGCATCGAGGTCGAGCCGGGAACGGGGGTGGTTCAGTGA
- a CDS encoding GTP-dependent dephospho-CoA kinase family protein, with amino-acid sequence MASDEVLLRLPDSLRGAFKDPMGPVETDAETLLGSVSGPLIAVGDVVSYHFERVGRTPDVAVVDGLTERDTVEPEIADALEASSARRIEATNPAATLSVSMCRALREALESEDSVAIDVDGEEDLVVLPALVLAPEGASVVYGQPGEGMVHVDVDSGTKERARDLLERMDGDHGRLWSILGE; translated from the coding sequence ATGGCGAGCGACGAGGTCCTCCTGCGGCTGCCTGACTCCCTCCGAGGCGCGTTCAAAGACCCGATGGGGCCGGTCGAAACCGACGCTGAGACCCTTCTAGGGAGCGTTTCGGGACCCCTCATCGCCGTGGGCGACGTCGTCTCCTATCATTTCGAGCGGGTCGGCCGAACCCCCGACGTGGCCGTGGTCGACGGGCTGACCGAGCGCGACACGGTCGAGCCCGAGATCGCCGACGCCCTCGAAGCCAGTAGCGCCCGCCGGATCGAGGCGACGAACCCGGCGGCAACCCTCTCGGTTTCGATGTGTCGGGCGCTCCGGGAAGCGCTCGAAAGCGAGGATTCGGTCGCCATCGACGTCGACGGCGAGGAGGACCTCGTGGTCCTGCCCGCGCTCGTCCTCGCGCCCGAGGGTGCGAGCGTCGTCTACGGCCAACCCGGCGAGGGGATGGTCCACGTGGACGTCGACAGCGGGACGAAAGAACGGGCGCGCGACCTCCTGGAGCGCATGGACGGCGACCACGGGCGGCTGTGGTCGATCCTCGGCGAGTAG
- a CDS encoding DUF362 domain-containing protein, which produces MPTDLVVPEETIQEACGEVEFPHMGVIEQVWETDPIPVDEIEDRAAEAVKELPFEDVPEGGEVAIGAGSRGIANLPEIIRGVVRGVEESGYEPFVFPAMGSHGGATAEGQVDKLSTLGVTEDSIGCPIRATMEVVEVGRTPERDVTVYADANAVEAEAIIPVNRIKPHTDFQGPVESGLSKMLVIGMGKQRGAKTAHDWAVDWSLRNMLPEITGILLEELPVAGGVAILEDEHDDTDRLEAISPSGFLKREAELLETAWEHMPKLPFDDIDVLVVDRIGKDVSGQGMDTNVTGRRHFTINEPEPESPEVKRVYVRGFTKKTKGNAMGMGAADFVHQGVFEGLEPSKTLINAITASTVRGVRLPPVVENDKAGLTAALGTIGPVTGSEARVLRVTDTMRLKRCYASEPLVESARGREDLRVVEEADETEFDGEGGFAAVSPE; this is translated from the coding sequence ATGCCAACCGATCTCGTAGTACCCGAGGAAACGATACAGGAAGCCTGCGGGGAGGTCGAGTTCCCCCACATGGGTGTCATCGAACAGGTCTGGGAGACCGATCCCATTCCTGTCGACGAAATCGAGGACCGAGCCGCGGAGGCGGTCAAAGAACTCCCCTTCGAGGACGTCCCGGAGGGTGGCGAGGTGGCGATCGGCGCGGGCAGTCGCGGCATCGCGAACCTGCCGGAGATCATCCGCGGGGTCGTCCGGGGCGTCGAGGAGTCGGGCTACGAGCCCTTCGTCTTCCCGGCGATGGGATCGCACGGCGGCGCCACGGCGGAGGGGCAGGTCGACAAGCTCTCGACGCTCGGCGTCACCGAGGACTCCATCGGATGCCCGATCCGCGCGACGATGGAGGTCGTGGAGGTCGGGCGCACGCCCGAGCGCGACGTGACCGTGTATGCCGACGCCAACGCCGTCGAGGCCGAGGCCATTATTCCTGTGAACCGGATCAAACCCCACACGGATTTCCAAGGACCCGTCGAGAGCGGGCTCTCGAAGATGCTCGTCATCGGGATGGGCAAACAGCGCGGCGCGAAGACCGCCCACGACTGGGCGGTCGACTGGAGCCTGCGCAACATGCTCCCCGAGATCACGGGGATCCTCTTAGAGGAACTCCCCGTCGCCGGCGGGGTCGCGATCCTCGAGGACGAACACGACGACACCGACCGGCTCGAGGCCATTTCTCCGTCGGGCTTCCTGAAGCGAGAGGCCGAACTCCTCGAGACCGCCTGGGAACACATGCCCAAACTCCCGTTCGACGATATCGACGTGCTCGTCGTCGACCGGATAGGAAAGGACGTCAGCGGGCAGGGGATGGACACCAACGTCACCGGCCGTCGCCACTTCACGATCAACGAGCCCGAGCCCGAGTCGCCGGAAGTGAAGCGGGTCTACGTGCGTGGCTTTACGAAGAAAACGAAGGGCAACGCGATGGGGATGGGTGCGGCCGACTTCGTTCATCAGGGGGTTTTCGAGGGACTCGAACCGTCGAAGACGCTGATCAACGCGATCACCGCGAGCACGGTTCGTGGGGTGCGCCTCCCGCCGGTCGTCGAAAACGATAAAGCGGGGCTAACGGCCGCACTCGGCACCATCGGCCCCGTCACCGGCTCCGAGGCGCGCGTTCTCCGGGTAACCGACACGATGCGACTGAAGCGCTGTTATGCCTCCGAGCCGCTGGTCGAGTCCGCCCGCGGGCGAGAGGACCTCCGCGTTGTCGAGGAAGCCGACGAAACCGAGTTCGACGGCGAGGGCGGTTTCGCCGCCGTCTCGCCGGAATAA